In Zhaonella formicivorans, one DNA window encodes the following:
- a CDS encoding thiamine pyrophosphate-dependent enzyme, translated as MSIQPQMPKVWRTETKPHKFCPGCGHPLVLKALGEAIEELGIQDKAVFGCDIGCSLLAWDFFNVDSVQTHHGRTTPVITGVKRANPDVIGIAYMGDGGGYAIGSQHLVNAAARNEKITVILVNNVQYAMTGGQMAPTTLPGQKTETTPYGRDVNAQGYPTLGPEMVSAITREGAYVARGTVANLRQLKRFIKNALQNQIEGNGFSFVEALSLCPTNWRTNAEQTWKFVEEDMAQYFKVGELKPLGEKKEG; from the coding sequence ATGTCTATTCAACCACAAATGCCTAAGGTGTGGCGCACTGAAACTAAACCCCATAAGTTTTGCCCCGGCTGCGGACATCCTTTGGTACTGAAAGCATTAGGAGAAGCAATTGAAGAATTAGGTATACAAGACAAAGCAGTCTTTGGCTGTGATATCGGCTGTTCCCTTCTGGCTTGGGACTTTTTCAATGTGGATTCAGTACAGACTCACCATGGTAGAACTACCCCTGTTATTACCGGGGTTAAAAGGGCTAATCCCGATGTAATCGGCATTGCCTACATGGGGGACGGAGGCGGCTATGCCATCGGTTCCCAGCACTTGGTGAATGCTGCTGCTAGAAATGAAAAGATTACTGTTATCTTGGTTAACAACGTGCAGTATGCTATGACCGGAGGCCAGATGGCACCTACAACCCTGCCGGGCCAAAAAACGGAGACTACCCCTTATGGCCGGGATGTTAATGCTCAAGGTTATCCCACCCTTGGTCCGGAAATGGTTAGCGCCATCACCAGAGAAGGTGCTTATGTTGCCCGCGGCACTGTAGCAAACTTAAGGCAATTGAAACGTTTTATTAAAAACGCCTTGCAAAACCAAATAGAAGGCAATGGTTTCTCCTTTGTCGAAGCTTTGTCTCTCTGCCCTACAAACTGGAGAACAAATGCGGAACAAACCTGGAAGTTTGTTGAGGAAGATATGGCTCAGTACTTTAAAGTGGGAGAATTAAAACCCCTTGGTGAAAAGAAGGAGGGCTAG
- a CDS encoding 2-oxoacid:acceptor oxidoreductase family protein, whose translation MGKYVKLALAGEGGQGVQSVAGIITEAAYEEGHEALYIPNFGVEQRGGVSVAYVQIADEPIGSPKFKTADIVIALSDRAVRRTKKYVGPKTLFVYDANIQGVENDLPTNAAKILAIPAIKVAKEELHPRVFNIVIMGAVIGATQVVTVEKAKAAIEKKLGYKFEQDPKLRELNFKALERGIELVQGQV comes from the coding sequence ATGGGCAAATATGTAAAGCTTGCTTTGGCCGGTGAAGGAGGCCAGGGTGTACAATCTGTAGCTGGCATTATAACTGAAGCTGCTTACGAAGAAGGTCACGAAGCGTTATATATTCCTAATTTCGGTGTTGAGCAAAGGGGCGGTGTTTCCGTTGCTTACGTGCAAATAGCTGACGAACCTATTGGCTCGCCGAAATTTAAAACAGCGGATATCGTTATTGCCTTAAGCGACCGGGCTGTGCGCAGGACGAAAAAATATGTTGGGCCTAAAACACTATTTGTATATGATGCCAATATACAAGGCGTGGAAAATGACTTACCGACCAATGCCGCTAAAATCCTTGCCATTCCTGCTATTAAAGTGGCTAAGGAAGAACTGCATCCCAGGGTGTTCAACATCGTGATCATGGGTGCAGTAATTGGTGCCACCCAAGTGGTAACTGTAGAAAAGGCTAAAGCGGCTATTGAAAAGAAACTTGGCTACAAGTTTGAACAGGATCCCAAACTGCGCGAATTGAACTTTAAAGCTTTAGAGCGCGGGATTGAATTAGTTCAGGGCCAAGTATAA
- a CDS encoding 4Fe-4S dicluster domain-containing protein — translation MPVEFKAISTKNGKAIFHNFPALCKGCGLCIEKCPVDTIGWSEHLGVYGTPTVEPGHGKDCIACKTCQLVCPDCAILIEKIDSKEK, via the coding sequence ATGCCTGTAGAATTTAAAGCAATCAGCACAAAAAACGGCAAAGCCATCTTTCATAATTTCCCTGCGCTCTGCAAAGGCTGTGGTCTTTGTATAGAAAAATGCCCGGTAGATACCATAGGCTGGTCTGAACACCTGGGTGTTTACGGGACACCTACCGTTGAGCCGGGGCATGGTAAAGACTGCATCGCCTGCAAGACTTGTCAGTTGGTGTGTCCTGACTGCGCAATTCTGATTGAAAAGATAGATAGTAAGGAAAAATAA
- a CDS encoding helix-turn-helix domain-containing protein codes for MSDLQKYIEKQLEDPEFKQAWEETELEFNIAKAIIQRRKELGLSQKDIAEKLNTKQSAISRIESGQNLTISMLHKLAKALNMEVELKLVPTVKNALDGKQI; via the coding sequence ATGAGTGATTTACAAAAATATATAGAAAAACAGCTAGAAGATCCCGAATTTAAGCAAGCATGGGAAGAAACCGAACTGGAATTTAATATTGCCAAGGCAATTATTCAGAGAAGAAAAGAACTAGGTCTAAGTCAAAAAGATATTGCAGAAAAATTAAACACGAAACAATCTGCAATATCCCGTATTGAATCGGGACAAAATTTAACTATTAGCATGCTCCATAAATTAGCAAAAGCTTTAAATATGGAAGTGGAACTTAAATTAGTACCAACAGTCAAAAACGCTCTTGACGGTAAACAGATTTAA
- a CDS encoding type II toxin-antitoxin system RelE/ParE family toxin — MSWSIIFYKNNKGERPVVEWLDTLPKKDRAKVLRNLQLLEEFGLALDFPYTSEIKGTKLPLRELRTKFSTNQYRVIYFAWINNTFVALHGLTKKDWNISQGDIKIAEKRYFDFLHDPLKRGGASNE, encoded by the coding sequence ATAAGTTGGTCTATCATTTTTTATAAAAATAACAAGGGAGAAAGACCTGTTGTAGAATGGTTAGATACCCTTCCGAAAAAAGACCGGGCAAAAGTATTAAGAAACCTCCAGCTTTTAGAAGAGTTTGGCCTTGCACTTGATTTTCCCTACACTTCGGAAATCAAAGGAACTAAACTTCCTTTACGAGAGCTACGAACTAAATTTTCGACAAATCAATATCGGGTTATTTATTTTGCCTGGATTAATAATACATTCGTTGCTTTACATGGTCTGACAAAAAAAGATTGGAACATTAGTCAAGGGGATATAAAAATAGCTGAAAAGCGATATTTTGACTTTTTACATGATCCGTTGAAACGTGGAGGTGCTTCTAATGAGTGA